The sequence GCGCGCCACCGGCTGCACCCAGATCCAGCGACACGGCAGCTGCTGGGCCGTTAGGCATCAGCATTGGCACGGTCATTGGCAGAACGCGGCGTGGGCCCTTTTCGCGCAGGGTGTCCCAAGCGTTGAGCAGGGTCCAAACGCCACCGATGCCGGTTGCGAAGGCAACGGCCAGCTTGTTCTGGTCCATCTCTTCCTTGACCAGACCGGAGTCGGCCCAGGCTTCACGGGCAGCAACCACAGCGAACTGGGTTGATGGGTCCATGCGCTTGGTTTCTGGGCGGGTGAGAACCTCGGTCGGCTGCACAGCAGCGCGGGCGGCGAAGGTGACAGGCAGGTCGTATTCCTTAACCCAGTCGTCTTCCAGGGTTACGGCGCCGGAAACGCCTTTGAGGGCGTTTTCCCACAGGGTGGGAACATCCCCGCCGATTGGGGTGGTGGCTCCGAGACCGGTGATCACTACTTTGCGCGCCATCATCAAACTCTCTACTGTGCGGATAAGAACTATGCTTTGAAATTCAGGGGGCCGGCTTGACGTACCGGCCGGTGTGCGCGGCTTGCCCGCACAACGGTCTGGCGATGAACGCCAGGAAGCTTAGGCCTGTGCGCCAGCGATGAAGGTGACGGCGTCGCCGACGGTCTTCAGGTTCTTGACCTCTTCGTCAGGGATCTTAACCTCGAACTTTTCCTCAGCCTCAACGACGATGGTCATCATCGAGATCGAGTCGATGTCCAGGTCCTCGGTGAAGGACTTGTCCAGCTGCACGTCTGCTTCGTCCAGGCCGGTCTCGGAGTTGACGATTTCGGCGAGGCCCGCCAGGATTTCTTCGTTGCTAGCCATGGATGGCTCCTTTTCTTCTTAGCCGGAGGACTCCGGTCATTTTTGTGGCCAGTACCGGATCCTGTTTTCCAGGAACCGGCTCCGGCCGGCTTAATGAAACTTGGGTGGTGCATCAACGATGCGCGGCACGTTTCGTCGGTTTAAAGCTTAGGCCAGAGATGCGCTTGGCAGCCGCAACATGACGTTCCCGGCGTGCACAATCTTTTCAGTGGCCCCGCATGCCTAGCTGGCGGTGTGCTCGGCGATGAACGCCTGGGCAGCTTCCAGATCCGCAGGGGACTTCACAGCCAGGGTCTTTACGCCCTTCAGGCCACGGCGGGCCAAGCCTACGAGGGTGCCAGCTGGCGCCAGCTCCAGCACGCCGGTGACGCCGGCTGCTGCCAACGACTCCATGCACAGGTCCCAGCGGACCGGGCGGGAGACCTGGGCTACCAATGAATCGAGGTTCGCCTGGCCATTGGCAACAGCTTGGCCATCGAAGTTCGAAAGCAGGGTTGCTGCCGGATCCTTGGCGATGAGGGTGTTGGCAAGTTCCTGCAGGGTGCCGACCGCTGGCTGCATGTGAGCGGTGTGGAATGCACCGGCAACCTTCAGCGGGATGACCCGGGCCTTGGCTGGCGGGTTCTCGCCCAGGGCAGCAAGCTGCTCAAGGGTGCCTGCGGCTACGGTCTGCCCGCCACCGTTGGCGTTTGCTGGTGTCAGGCCCAATTCTTCGAGCTTGGCCAGGACCTCTTCAGGGTCGCCGCCAAGAACAGCGGCCATGCCGGTCGGGGTGGCTGCGGCGGCTTCTGCCATCGCATTGGCGCGCACCTTCACGAAGTTCATCGCGTCGGCTTCATCCAGCGCGCCGGCCAAGGCCGAGGCAGTGATCTCGCCGACTGAGTGTCCGGCCACGATGACGTTTGCCGGCAGCTGCTGGCCGAAGAGTGCACGGGCCGTGATCAGGCCGGCGGCAACGATCAGCGGCTGGGCGACGGCGGTGTCCTTGATGGTCTCTTCATCAGAAGTGGTGCCGTGGGCAGTGAGGTCGCGCTCGGTGATCGAGCTGAGCGCCTGCAGATGCTCGGCAACACCGTCGACGTTGAGCCATTCGGTGAGGAAACCTGGGGTCTGGGAGCCCTGTCCAGGGCAAACGATTGCTAACACTCTTACAGCTTTCCAAATATTGGGAGCTTTTGGCTCTTCATTTGAGTACCAAGCTCGTGGTGACTGTTTGTAGGATCTCTACAAAAGCTTAGCGTATCCAGAAGCTGGATTCCGCTGAAATGCGCGATCAACTCGGAATTAACCGTGCTGGCAGCTTGATGCTCTTTGGTTGAAGCCTACAAGTTCGACTCGTGAAGCCGTCCAAAGAGCAATGCGGTTTGCAGGACAAAAGCATCGCGTGGAACCAACGGATCCCACCCGGTGACCTCGCTGACCCGCTTGAGCCGGTAGCGCACGGTGTTGGCGTGGACGAAAAGTTCGCGTGCGGTGCCTTCCAAGGAGTGGCCCAGCGCCAGGTAGCTGGAAAGAGTTTCGGCCAAGCCATTGGAGGCCTGCTGCAAGGGCCGGTAGACCTGCTCGATCAAGGCGGTGCGGGCCAGCTCATCGCCATTGCAGGCGCGCTCTGGCCACAGGTCATCGGCGCCGATCGGATTAGGCGCCTGCGGCCAGGCCTTGGCGGCGCTGAATCCTGCCACTGCCGAGGCAGCTGCCTGATGCATTTCCTTGACCGTGGGTGCCAAGGGGGAGTAGACCACGGGTCCGGGTCCGAAGAACCGGGTGAGGCGGCTCAGGTCGGCTTCATCGAATTTGGTATCCGAAAGCATCAGCACCGAACGATCGCCGAGCACCCCCACCAGGGAATCGCGCGAGTAGCGGATGGCCATGCGGCGCAGAGCCGAAACGAAGGTGGCGGCATTGGAGGACGGGGTGGTGCCCACCAGGATGCGGATGTTCTTCTGCGACTTCCAGCCGATCGCGGCAATCCGCGAGGCCAGGGAATCGTGGGCTTCGCCATGCAGCACCGCATCGACCACGTGGGCTTCGAGGCGAGAGTCCCATGCGCCGCGGGTTTCAGCGGCGCGGGCGTAGACATCAGCGGCGGCAAAGGCCACTTCACGTGAATAGCGCAGCACCGCTTCGCGCAGGGCGGCCTGTTCTGCTTCGGGGGCAATATCCGGGACCTGGGATTCGACGACTTCCACGATGGTGCGCAGCAGGCCCAGGGCTTTTTGCAAGGAGATGGAGCGGGTCAGCTCGGTGGGAGCGGCACCGAAGACATCGGTGACCACCCAGGAGGGGGTGGAGGAAGGATCTTCGTACCAGGAGACGAACGTGGAGATGCCCTTTTGGGCGATCAGGCCCAGGGCCGCGCGCTCATTGGGGGCCAGGGAACGGTACCAGGGCAATTGCTGGTCCAGGTACTTCAGCGCGGTGGTGGACAGCACGCCAATATGGTTTTTGAGTCGCTTGAGCGTTGCACTGCTGGGGGCCGGGGATTGGCTGGGGCGATTCTTCGGAGCTGCTGCGGCATCCATTTCAGGACTCATGGTTTCCAGCTTAGTTTCTTTTCCCTGCCGGTGCCCTGTGCAGAGGGTAGAGGTGAGATTAAAAGAGCCAGCTGCCCGCCTGCGAATTGCTTCGCAGGCGGGCAGCTGGTCAGCTGGACTTATCCCGCTTCGCTTAGGCGTCTCCGCCAGCGTTGCCGGACTGGCCGGCGTTCGGGTTGTTCAGGTCGTACTTGGCGTGGGCCTTCACTGCGGTGTCCGCAGGGATTTCGCCACGCTCTACCAGCGACTGCAAGGTCTGTACTACCAGCGAGTGCGCATCGATCTTGAAGAAGCGACGGGCTGCCGCACGGGTGTCCGAGAAGCCGAAGCCATCAGCACCGAGGGTGTGGAATTCACCTGGTACGTATGGGCGCAGCTGTTCAGGCACGGCACGCATGTAGTCGGTGGTCGCGATGACTGGGCCCGGGGTGGACTCCAGCTTGCTGGTCACGTACGGGGTACGGCGGGCCTTGGAAGGATCCACCAGCACCTCGGCGTCGGCGCGCTGGCCGTCGCGGGCCAGTTCGTTCCACGAGGTAACCGACCAGACATCGGCCGATACGCCCCACTCGTCGGCCAAGATGGCCTGTGCTTCCAGGGCCCATGGCACGGCCACGCCGGAGGCCAGCAGCTGTGCGCGCGGGCCGTCGGTGGTAGCTTCCTTGAGCAGGTGGATGCCCTTGATGATGCCTTCCACGTCAACGTTCTCCGGCTCAGCTGGCTGGCTGATTGGCTCGTTGTACACGGTCAGGTAGTACATCACGTTTGGATCGGCGTGGTTGCCGCCGTACATGCGTTCCAGGCCGGAGCGCATGATGTGCCCGATTTCGTAACCGTAGGCAGGATCGTAGGTGATCACTGCCGGGTTGGTCGAAGCCAGGATTGGCGAGTGGCCATCGGCGTGCTGCAGGCCTTCACCGGTCAGGGTGGTGCGGCCGGCGGTAGCGCCGATGATGAAGCCACGGGTCATCTGGTCGCCGGCAGCCCAGAACTGGTCGCCGGTGCGCTGGAAGCCGAACATCGAGTAGAACACGTAGATCGGGATCAGCGGTTCGTCGTGGGTTGAGTAGCTGGTGCCGGCAGCGGTGAATGCTGCGACGGCGCCGGCCTCGTTGATGCCCGGGTGGATCAGCTGGCCCTGAGGGGATTCCTTGTAGGCCAGAACCAGGTCGCGGTCTACGGACAGGTAGTTCTGGCCGCCTGGGTTGTAGATCTTCGCGGTCGGGAAGAACGAGTCCATGCCGAAGGTACGCGATTCGTCGGGGACGATCGGCACGATGCGGTGGCCGAATTCCTTGTCGCGCATCAGGTCCTTGAGCAGGCGCACGAAGGCCATGGTGGTGGCCGCCTGCTGCTTGCCCGAACCGCGCTTGGCGATCGCGTAGGTCTTATCGCCTGGCAGGGACAGCTTCTTGGAAGCTTCCTGGCGGCGGGTAGGAACCGAACCGCCAAGAGCTGCGCGGCGCTCCATCATGTACTTGTACTCAGCCGAATCCTCGCTTGGGCGGTAGTACGGAGGAGTGTAGAGGTCAGCTTCGAGCTGCTCATCGGTAATAGGGATGCGCAGGTGATCACGGAACTTCTTCAAGTCTTCCATGGTCAGCTTCTTCATCTGGTGGGTCGCGTTGCGAGCCTCGAAGTGCGAGCCCAAGCCGTAGCCCTTGACGGTCTTGGCCAAGATGACAGTTGGCTTGCCCTTGAACTCGGCGGCTGCCTTGTAGGCTGCGTAGACCTTGTGGTAATCGTGGCCGCCGCGCTTCAGGTTCCAGATCTCGTCGTCGGTCATGTCGGCAACCAATTCCTTGGTTTCCGGACGCTGGCCGAAGAAGTGCTCGCGAACGAACGCGCCGGACTCGGCCTTGTAGGTCTGGTAATCGCCATCCGGGGTCTGGTTCATGACGTCAACCAGGGCGTTGGTTTTGTCGGCTTCGAGCAGGGCATCCCACTCGCGGCCCCAAGCAACCTTGATGACGTTCCATCCGGCACCGCGGAAGAAAGCTTCCAGCTCCTGCATGATCTTGCCATTGCCGCGAACCGGGCCGTCAAGGCGCTGCAGGTTGCAGTTGATGACGAAGTTCAGGTTATCGAGCTTCTCGTTGGCAGCAAGCTGCAGGAAGCCGCGCGACTCTGGCTCGTCCATTTCGCCGTCGCCCAGGAAGGCCCAGACCTGCTGGTCGGAGGTGTCCTTGATGCCGCGGTTCTGCAGGTAGCGGTTCAGCTGTGCCTGGTAGATGGCGTTAGCTGGGCCGATGCCCATCGACACGGTCGGGAATTCCCAGAAGTCAGGAAGCGAGCGTGGGTGCGGGTAGGAAGGAAGCGCATGGCCTTCCTTCGACTTTTCCTGGCGGAATCCGTCCATGTCCTCTTCGGACAGGCGGCCTTCGAGGAACGCGCGGGCGTACATGCCCGGGGACGCGTGGCCCTGGAAGAAGATCTGGTCGCCACCGCCTGGGTGGTTCTTGCCGCGGAAGAAATGGTTGAAACCTACTTCATACAGGGTCGCTGCACCGGCGTAGGTGGAGATGTGTCCGCCAACACCGATGGCGGGGTTCTGAGCGCGGTGCACCATGATGGCTGCATTCCAGCGCATGAAGGCGCGGTAGCGGCGCTCGATGGCTTCATCGCCCGGGAATTCTGGTTCCTGGTCAACAGGAATGGTGTTCACGTAATCGGTGGTGGTCACGTGTGGCACGCCCACGGACTTGGCACCTGCGCGCTGCAGCAGCGAGCGGATAATGAACTGGGCACGCTCGGTGCCCTGGCTCTCTACGAGCGAGTCAAACGAGTCCATCCATTCCTGAGTTTCCTCAGGGTCCCGATCGGAGAGCTGGTAAGTCAGCCCGCTACGGATCTGGGAGATGTGTTCCTCTACAGCCACGGAAGCTCCTTGATTGAATTGCGGCTCCATCGCTTTGCAGTTATCCACTGCGGTGCAACGGTATTGGGACAACGGGTGCAGTAACACTGGAGTGATGTGCACTGTCGGTTCATATGCAACTCTAGTGTTAAAAGCACCGGTTTGGTGCCTTGATTTCCAGCAAAAACAGGCATAAAACATACATTTGAAGTGACTTGTGCAACCTTGTAGTAGGTCTATCTCCCACACACTCATGTGAGTATGGTGCGGGTCACGTCGATCTGGGTTATATTTGTTCGGCGTGTTATCGCTGCAGCGCTTGAACGGAACGGCAAAACCGTGTTTCGTTGGTAGTAACGCTTTGCACCAGCAGGAGGAATGAAGTGAGCGACGCCGTATCGGCAAACTTGGAGCCCGCCAAAAAATTGGGCTTCGCTAATGAAGACCTTATTCAGGAACTGGGTTACGACGATGACGTGGATTACGATCTGCGTGACTCAATCGAGGACCTGATTGGTTCAGAGCTGCTCACCGAAGAGGACCATGACGTTGTCGACGCAGTCATTTTCTGGTGGCGCGACGGCGATGGAGATCTAGTTGACGCATTGATGGACTCGCTGAACTGCTTGGACGAGAACGGCATTATTTGGCTGCTCACCCCGAAGCAGGGTCGCGAGGGACATGTATCCCCAGCACTTATCCAGCAGGAGGCACCAACCGCCGGCCTGCATGTAACTACTAGTGAAGGCGTTTCGGAGGATTGGTCCGCAATCCGCCTCGCCCCACGTAAGAAGAACTAATGATCCAAACAGGTTCACGCCTGTTCGACTTCTCGCTGGAAAATCAGTACGGCGAAACGATAACCAGTACCGGGCTGTCTAGCGGCCGGGTGCTGGTTGTCTTTTATCCCTGGGCGTTTTCGCGGGTATGCGGGTCGGAACTGGCAACACTCCAAGAGCACTACGAATTTTTTGCACGGCATCAGGTACGCATCGTGGCCATTTCGGTGGACCATAAATTCACCCTGCGCAACTATGCGCAGTCGCTTGGCCTGGACTTCGAGTTGCTGGCTGATTTTTGGCCGCATGGGGCGGTGGCGCAGCAAGCCGACGCCTTTGATCGAGATCGCGGGGTCGCTGCCAGATTGTCGCTGTATCTAGTTGACGGTGAAGTTCGCGATATTTTCCGCAGCGAGATGACGCAGCCAAGAAGCATTGATGACTACAAGGCGGCTGTGGAGCGCGGCGTTTAGCGCGCCCAAATATGCTGTGCTCCAGCTCACGCAAAAAAATGACTCCTCGATTTGCCCGAGTGCGAAAACCTGTGTACAGTTATTCCTCGTTGGCTTGCAAAAGTGAACATGGTAAGGGCCTTTAGCTCAGCTGGTAGAGCGTCACGTTTACACCGTGAATGTCATCGGTTCGATCCCGGTAGGGCCCACCAAATAAGAATCCTCGATCCATTCGGATCGGGGATTTTTTGTTTCCGGCAGGCTATTTTCCAATCGGACAAATCCTGCGGTGCCCAATGATGCCGGCTTCATGAGATATTTGATCCTCGGTGAAGCTGAACTTCTTGGCGTCCTCACCCGAAGCCATCATGGCTGGATCGGTGGCTTTTTCATTGCGCTTGGAAATCCAGGTATATGGTTACGCTGCATCGGCGGGTGCACCGAAATTGCCAACCTAGTGGAGCGATTTGGCGCCGCCGTCATCCATGGCCCAGCGGATGATGATGACGCCGTCTTCGACAACCGTTTCTTGGTGAGTGAGATCGCTCATCGAATTGCTTTGCTTCCGGCTGCCGGCCAGGCCCGAAGATTTTGGTGCCTCGTGTTCTTCGGCGCAGGCCCTGGCTGGTGCCTTGGAAGGGATGGTCCCAGGGGTGCAGCTTGAAATGAGCGGGCATAGGGCAAGGCCGGCAGCTGCGAATCTCTTGTTCATGCCACCAGCCTCTCCTGTGCCTGCGGCGGAACAGAATGTTGATTTCCCGATTGGCCCATTTGGTGACGCTCGGCACTCTTTTGTGAAAACCTCCATTTCAATTTGCCAAGTCAGTTCGGGATGCACTAGATTATTACTTGTTGCAGAGGACGAATGAGGGAAAGAAACTTTCCAAGTTCACACGCTGCAGGAGGGCCTTTAGCTCAGCTGGTAGAGCGTCACGTTTACACCGTGAATGTCATCGGTTCGATCCCGGTAGGGCCCACCAAAACGAAGACCGCTTCAAGAACTCTTTTCAGGGTGATCGAAGCGGTCTTCTTCGTTTTCCGGCCGGTGCCAGCCAATCGCCGAATGCCAGCGACAGTGCGAAACTGGATTCATGACTGCACCAGAAGAAAACCTTTGGCTCGCCACCGTTCGCAAGAACCCGGACCACTCGCCGAATTTTGCCCAGCGCTGGCGCACGCTTGCTGCAGAAGGCCAGGATATTTTCGGGGAAGCTCGCACCGTTGACGCGATGGTTGCCCGAGGCAGCAGGATCCTGGATGCCGGATGCGGGACCGGGCGCATCGGCGGCTGGCTTTCCGAGCAGGGGCACCAAGTGGTTGGAGTGGACCTCGACCCGCATTTAATCGATGTTGCGCGCGTGGATTACCCCAAGGCCCAATGGCAGGTCGGCAATCTGGCTGATTTCACCATCGCTGGCGCAGCGGGGGAAAGGCAGGAATTCGATCTGATCGTTTCTGCCGGTAATGTCGTCACCTTCCTCTCCGAATCCGAACGCCTGCCGGCACTGCAGCAGCTGCGCGAGCAGCTGGCGGCAGACGGGCGCATGATCATCGGATTCGGCTCGGGACGCGGCTACGCGTTCGATGACTTCGAGGCCGACGCACGGGAGGCCGGGCTGGCACTGCAGCAGCGCTATTCGACCTGGAACTTCCACTTGCCTGCCGACGATTTCCTGGTGGCCGTGCTCGGGCGCAAATAGCGGCAAGCGCCAAACCAGCCACTGCAGGAAAAAATCCATTTCGATTCCATGCTAAGTGCGAACGCCCCTGAAGGACCCTTGGCCTGCGGCTTCTCACGTTGTCCGAAATGGGCGGGGCGCAATTCTGCTCAGTTGCCAAAACACGCCGCTTGCGCGAAGCGGACTCTCGCGCTATCTTGAACTTTGTAATGCAAAGTGGTTTTCGTCACGGACTGCTTTGGGGCTCGGAGGCGGAAATCGCCGAAGGAGGAAGGGCATCATGGAAAACGGGAACAGCAACGAAATCGACCCGGCCCGCATACTGCGAGGAATCGAATCGGACGCACAGCAAGCCCGCGAGGGCATGAGCCCGAACCAGCAGCTGCTGTTTTCCATCTGGGGCGTTGCCTGGATCATTGCCTTCCTCGGCCTCTACTTCGCACTCGCGCCGCAAGGCGCGCCGCTGCTGCCAGCGGCGGTTGGAATCGGCACCGCAGTTGCCTCATTCCTCATCGCGATCGTGATTTCCGCAGTGCATTCGGCCAAGCGCGGTTCGGGGACCAGAGGGCC comes from Glutamicibacter arilaitensis Re117 and encodes:
- a CDS encoding acyl carrier protein, producing MASNEEILAGLAEIVNSETGLDEADVQLDKSFTEDLDIDSISMMTIVVEAEEKFEVKIPDEEVKNLKTVGDAVTFIAGAQA
- a CDS encoding ACP S-malonyltransferase yields the protein MLAIVCPGQGSQTPGFLTEWLNVDGVAEHLQALSSITERDLTAHGTTSDEETIKDTAVAQPLIVAAGLITARALFGQQLPANVIVAGHSVGEITASALAGALDEADAMNFVKVRANAMAEAAAATPTGMAAVLGGDPEEVLAKLEELGLTPANANGGGQTVAAGTLEQLAALGENPPAKARVIPLKVAGAFHTAHMQPAVGTLQELANTLIAKDPAATLLSNFDGQAVANGQANLDSLVAQVSRPVRWDLCMESLAAAGVTGVLELAPAGTLVGLARRGLKGVKTLAVKSPADLEAAQAFIAEHTAS
- a CDS encoding PucR family transcriptional regulator, whose protein sequence is MSPEMDAAAAPKNRPSQSPAPSSATLKRLKNHIGVLSTTALKYLDQQLPWYRSLAPNERAALGLIAQKGISTFVSWYEDPSSTPSWVVTDVFGAAPTELTRSISLQKALGLLRTIVEVVESQVPDIAPEAEQAALREAVLRYSREVAFAAADVYARAAETRGAWDSRLEAHVVDAVLHGEAHDSLASRIAAIGWKSQKNIRILVGTTPSSNAATFVSALRRMAIRYSRDSLVGVLGDRSVLMLSDTKFDEADLSRLTRFFGPGPVVYSPLAPTVKEMHQAAASAVAGFSAAKAWPQAPNPIGADDLWPERACNGDELARTALIEQVYRPLQQASNGLAETLSSYLALGHSLEGTARELFVHANTVRYRLKRVSEVTGWDPLVPRDAFVLQTALLFGRLHESNL
- the aceE gene encoding pyruvate dehydrogenase (acetyl-transferring), homodimeric type; its protein translation is MEPQFNQGASVAVEEHISQIRSGLTYQLSDRDPEETQEWMDSFDSLVESQGTERAQFIIRSLLQRAGAKSVGVPHVTTTDYVNTIPVDQEPEFPGDEAIERRYRAFMRWNAAIMVHRAQNPAIGVGGHISTYAGAATLYEVGFNHFFRGKNHPGGGDQIFFQGHASPGMYARAFLEGRLSEEDMDGFRQEKSKEGHALPSYPHPRSLPDFWEFPTVSMGIGPANAIYQAQLNRYLQNRGIKDTSDQQVWAFLGDGEMDEPESRGFLQLAANEKLDNLNFVINCNLQRLDGPVRGNGKIMQELEAFFRGAGWNVIKVAWGREWDALLEADKTNALVDVMNQTPDGDYQTYKAESGAFVREHFFGQRPETKELVADMTDDEIWNLKRGGHDYHKVYAAYKAAAEFKGKPTVILAKTVKGYGLGSHFEARNATHQMKKLTMEDLKKFRDHLRIPITDEQLEADLYTPPYYRPSEDSAEYKYMMERRAALGGSVPTRRQEASKKLSLPGDKTYAIAKRGSGKQQAATTMAFVRLLKDLMRDKEFGHRIVPIVPDESRTFGMDSFFPTAKIYNPGGQNYLSVDRDLVLAYKESPQGQLIHPGINEAGAVAAFTAAGTSYSTHDEPLIPIYVFYSMFGFQRTGDQFWAAGDQMTRGFIIGATAGRTTLTGEGLQHADGHSPILASTNPAVITYDPAYGYEIGHIMRSGLERMYGGNHADPNVMYYLTVYNEPISQPAEPENVDVEGIIKGIHLLKEATTDGPRAQLLASGVAVPWALEAQAILADEWGVSADVWSVTSWNELARDGQRADAEVLVDPSKARRTPYVTSKLESTPGPVIATTDYMRAVPEQLRPYVPGEFHTLGADGFGFSDTRAAARRFFKIDAHSLVVQTLQSLVERGEIPADTAVKAHAKYDLNNPNAGQSGNAGGDA
- a CDS encoding DUF3052 domain-containing protein; translated protein: MSDAVSANLEPAKKLGFANEDLIQELGYDDDVDYDLRDSIEDLIGSELLTEEDHDVVDAVIFWWRDGDGDLVDALMDSLNCLDENGIIWLLTPKQGREGHVSPALIQQEAPTAGLHVTTSEGVSEDWSAIRLAPRKKN
- a CDS encoding redoxin domain-containing protein, which gives rise to MIQTGSRLFDFSLENQYGETITSTGLSSGRVLVVFYPWAFSRVCGSELATLQEHYEFFARHQVRIVAISVDHKFTLRNYAQSLGLDFELLADFWPHGAVAQQADAFDRDRGVAARLSLYLVDGEVRDIFRSEMTQPRSIDDYKAAVERGV
- a CDS encoding class I SAM-dependent methyltransferase, with the translated sequence MTAPEENLWLATVRKNPDHSPNFAQRWRTLAAEGQDIFGEARTVDAMVARGSRILDAGCGTGRIGGWLSEQGHQVVGVDLDPHLIDVARVDYPKAQWQVGNLADFTIAGAAGERQEFDLIVSAGNVVTFLSESERLPALQQLREQLAADGRMIIGFGSGRGYAFDDFEADAREAGLALQQRYSTWNFHLPADDFLVAVLGRK